The DNA region gcagctgctaaggatgctgctgtggctgctgctttTGCACTTCCTGCATTTGCTGCTGGTGATGGTCCTGTTGTTGTCATTGCTGTTGTGGCCACTGTTGTTGTAGGACGGACTGCTGCTGTGGCAGCTGCAGCTGCCTCCTTAGCTTTTAATGCTGCTTCTATTGCCttttcaacaacattttcttcagttgttgcgtttccagctgctgctgtggcttcTGCCGCtttgtctgctgctgcagttgaTAACTGGCTTGCTGGTGTTTCTGTGATTTGCGTAGCTGCTGCCAATGCTGCTCGTATTGCTGCTAGAGCTCTTGttgcatctgctgctgcttctgtcgCTGCTTCTATAGCTTGCTCTTCATCATCTGCTGTCTTTGCAGATGCAGACTTGTTTGCTGCTTCAGCTGCTTTATCTGCTGCACTTGATGCATTCAATGTTGCTTCTTCGATTTTTGCTATGAGTTCTGGTGTCGATGCCGGTGCTGTTTCAATTGCTGTCTTTGCTGCAGTTAATGCTTTTTTGGCTGcttctgttgctttttctgCAAGCTGTGCTGCTACTTTGCGTGACAGTGTTCCATTCTCTGCCAGTGCAGAAGCTAGTGCTGCCTCTTGCgcagcctcagcagcagcttttgcAGCTAGTGCTGCTTCTACAGCATGAGGCCCAGGAGTGACAGTTGCTGCGGTTGCTgcagttgctgctgctgcagctgctaaggatgctgctgtggctgctgctttTGCACTTCCTGCATTTGCTGCTGGTGATGGTCCTGTTGTTGTCATTGCTGTTGTGGCCACTGTTGTTGTAGGACGGACTGCTGCTGTGGCAGCTGCAGCTGCCTCCTTAGCTTTTAATGCTGCTTCTATTGCCttttcaacaacattttcttcagttgttgcgtttccagctgctgctgtggcttcTGCCGCtttgtctgctgctgcagttgaTAACTGGCTTGCTGGTGTTTCTGTGATTTGCGTAGCTGCTGCCAATGCTGCTCGTATTGCTGCTAGAGCTCTTGttgcatctgctgctgcttctgtcgCTGCTTCTATAGCTTGCTCTTCATCATCTGCTGTCTTTGCAGATGCAGACTTGTTTGCTGCTTCAGCTGCTTTATCTGCTGCACTTGATGCATTCAATGTTGCTTCTTCGATTTTTGCTATGAGTTCTGGTGTCGATGCGGTGCTGTTTCAATTGCTGTCTTTGCTGCAGTTAATGCTTTTTTGGCTGcttctgttgctttttctgCAAGCTGTGCTGCTACTTTGCGTGACAGTGTTCCATTCTCTGCCAGTGCAGAAGCTAGTGCTGCCTCTTGCgcagcctcagcagcagcttttgcAGCTAGTGCTGCTTCTACAGCATGAGGCCCAGGAGTGACAGTTGCTGCGGTTGCTgcagttgctgctgctgcagctgctaaggatgctgctgtggctgctgctttTGCACTTCCTGCATTTGCTGCTGGTGATGGTCCTGTTGTTGTCATTGCTGTTGTGGCCACTGTTGTTGTAGGACGGACTGCTGCTGTGGCAGCTGCAGCTGCCTCCTTAGCTTTTAATGCTGCTTCTATTGCCttttcaacaacattttcttcagttgttgcgtttccagctgctgctgtggcttcTGCCGCtttgtctgctgctgcagttgaTAACTGGCTTGCTGGTGTTTCTGTGATTTGCGTAGCTGCTGCCAATGCTGCTCGTATTGCTGCTAGAGCTCTTGttgcatctgctgctgcttctgtcgCTGCTTCTATAGCTTGCTCTTCATCATCTGCTGTCTTTGCAGATGCAGACTTGTTTGCTGCTTCAGCTGCTTTATCTGCTGCACTTGATGCATTCAATGTTGCTTCTTCGATTTTTGCTATGAGTTCTGGTGTCGATGCCGGTGCTGTTTCAATTGCTGTCTTTGCTGCAGTTAATGCTTTTTTGGCTGcttctgttgctttttctgCAAGCTGTGCTGCTACTTTGCGTGACAGTGTTCCATTCTCTGCCAGTGCAGAAGCTAGTGCTGCCTCTTGCgcagcctcagcagcagcttttgcAGCTAGTGCTGCTTCTACAGCATGAGGCCCAGGAGTGACAGTTGCTGCGGTTGCTgcagttgctgctgctgcagctgctaaggatgctgctgtggctgctgctttTGCACTTCCTGCATTTGCTGCTGGTGATGGtcctgttgttattgttgttggaGCAACTACAGTTGTGTTTGGAGCCATTGTTGTTCTGTTTGGACATTTCAATTTTAGGCTTCCCTCTGCAGGCTTGCTGTTGGATGCTGTTTCAATTTAAGAGAAATGTCAGAATTCAATTATATGTTGTCCCATTTAGTTATGGTTTCCAAtgtttatatatgtacatatatatatatttaatcacTTACCAATAAGTACAAGGACAATGACAATGGTCTTGATTATCATTGTACTGTTCTTCTGTCCTCCTTCCCTTTTTCCTCCAAAACTATTTATGATCATCTGCtgttagaaaatgaaaaatagtaAAGAGATTTTCAAACAACACTTGTATTGTCACTAAAATAGAAACACACGTCCTTTTTCTAAAGCCACATTTAATATTGtagatatttacatttttcataatttttaagcacgTGTCAATTAAATGTGGCAatacaatgcaaaaacaacattgtaAAGAAAGATTTAAGGTTTTCCCTACCTTAGCTCATTTTCCTGAGTTCAACTAACCTATTAGATGTActtgaaatatataaatacaaatataagtAACTGTGAGCATGAGAAAATGTGTCTTACGCCCCTTTCCCCTATAGCATTAAATTGGCCCATTTTCTTTGCAGCTGGACATAAAAAGTAttctaaagtttaaaaacatctgaacaGCTAAAATATTATGTACTATATGATGAAAACCAGATACAAGCTAGCTACTTGTTAAAGTGAGTAGCTGTGCTCCTGGTTGGAGGACGTTATATTTTAAACCTTAAATGTTGCTACACCCAGCACAAAACACCACAGTGCTCTAAATTAATTCAATGTTGGTACTATAACAGTAGCTCAAACTCAAAATACATGCTTGACAGCCCTCTGCAAATAATGGTAAGTACAACTGCCAGGAGTTAACTTTAATTTTAGGGtaaaatttgttacagtgtgtcccttgttgcatttttgatttgaataataacaatgatttgttttaaaatgtattaaatctacatatttaatagtttaaaataacaaacatgcTCAAAGTCATGCTTTCAAGTGGCTGCCTTTTTCTcttcaaacaaagaaaaagactgGCAGTTAGTCACCTCAGAAAAAATCTCCGcgtacaaaaacaaagtcacagtcAAGGTTATATTATCCAAAGATAagactgaaaacattattttttaggaggtagaacaattatttttcttttgctacacTAATATTGAACGGGTTAATTAAGCTTTTCGGAAATTGTAAAATTTGTAAATGCTTGAAGTTGTAACACacgaaaaactaaaaaaaaaaaatcaaatttaaaaaaataataatagttggATGCCTTTGCAAACTCACAAATTGATTCAGAAATGATGGGAAAAAAGCATATTATCATCATATTGTCATTtcccaggttttttttttttcgctagCAACAAAACCTACTCACATGAttatatatgttacatttaaaaagtgaaaatataaaaattgcaTGCAATTGCTAAATCACAAGAACATTAAATCAGATAAGaatctaaatacattttaaactgtaaGTAAAATTCATACTCACAGAGATGTTGCAGTGGAGTCAAGTCAGGTGAAAAGGTGCTGTTTACTCGCTGTATCTCTGTTCTTCTTGAGTTAGTctttgctctctgtctctcagtatCCTCTACCTCCTACTTATACATGAGATAATGAAGCTCTTGCATTTAGAATTAGTCATGGCTAATTAGTTTCCCCTCCCTTGTTAAGGTGGCTTTTGAGTGTAACAtgttcagtgacatttttttgccaaccAGTAATTAAGAAatactttgtttactttctaTCTATAGTAATTGTAATGTTAGGATATATGTTTAACtgcagaagaaagagaaaaattaaatgactACTCCCACTGCTGCAGGCGTCACAATAGGCCTTGTCAATTGTTATGTGTGGAAAATTCATTCTGAGGGATaggttttattactttttatgtgtttgtttgtgtgtgtcaataGAAATTTTACTTCAAGTTTAAAAACTGCTGCCACTTTCAAAGCCTGATAATACCTTTAactagttattttttatttatttatttttttaaagacatggcccaaaaatcccccctccccccaaaaaatggttgcattgtaccattctcaagATGTTTTTATAACCAAAAAATTGCTAGTTAGGGTACCATATTCGATTTAGCCAATTTCAGTTTTCAATTGCCACATATTTCTTTAACATTCGTTGAAAGATGTGGCTGATCAGAAGATGAGCAACTGGAAGAAAATGCTGCACATGCAGCACATGcatccaaaaaaaatgtcagagacTCTGTATATGCAAATTTTGTGCGTTATGAAAAGGTTTTGGCAGCTGCTCTGGCATGACTTGTGGCATTCCACACATGATAAGAAACTCTGAAGTCATACCAAAGGATGCATGGTGGGGGACACCAAGATTTGACAGTCTTAGGCCTTTCTGTCTCTATACAGTAGATATAATGTATCAGGACAGGACAAGAGATGCATTACACCCTCTTTTAGAGATTTGAGCCGCCTCCAACATGCAGCAGGtacagtttgtttgttagtttgtttatgTACTCACGTAGTTTTTGTTCTGTACACTTCGTGCAGACACTCCTTTGGCAGACTTGTATGTGGTTGTAAATGCAAATTAGGCCAAAGTACTCTGCCTGCATACTCATACTATTGtatgatgaattatttagaaaatcatATCAGTTCTTGTTTAACCACTCCCAAAGCATGATGAGACTAAAGCtctgccaaaaaacagcaactctAAGAGCAGGAACTGATTTAGCTGGTGTTCACTCAAATCTATTTCACCTCACTGTTTCTTAATGAGGTCTGGCAGATGTGGTGTGCTTTTTAACAGACACCAGCTTACACACTACAACAATTTGTGCTGCAAAAACTGCGTCTAAGAttgaatttaaacctttgaaacctggatcaacatcagtttccttgtgctgctatcagacgcctttcacaagctatttcgccctatgaaacctgaataaattggtttgattttttttttaaaccaaaaccaTGAGAAAACAGACAATAACCATCTGGACAAGACACGTCCCACgtgttgcaagaaattagtaaaaaggtgacaaaaaacgTTTTACAAAGGGATTTACAAAGATTACCAGATAACTAcccaaaaaagtccagaaaactatattaaataataatgatattatatacaattatatcatggtaaaaaaaaaacaaaaaaaacaaaacataaaataaatacttaaatcagcactttttaggtcatttatttattatttttaggtcatttacaagttttttttaacttttactattttcaggcatttttttttaaacttctttctcttttaatttttttttttttgcatttttttttttaccagaaaaaGGTGGAACagttaaattaaagtaaaatgttaatgagttgttattttttgaacatttttgtagCCTGTGTCAAAGGTTACAACACAAATTATGAGTGACGCTGTAAAAGTGgcataaaggacaaaaataacTCTTATCAGTGGAACTATATTATTAAACAGACCAATTAAAACTTACTTACCAACTACTTTTTGACGTCCATCAGCTGATTTAATGAGCAGCAAGATATGCTGTGACGCAGACGTTAATTAACCCGTGATGATTTGAGCCAGTGGCATGCAGGCAGGAGGATCCGTTAATTACAGGTGACACCGTGTTGCTACGCACTGAGTCAACAAACACTCAGCAGGTCTCTCCTCATGTACTTTCACCTGATGGGCTAAAGACATAAACACTCTATACCACTGTTCCCGAGCCCCACGTTTAACAGGACACTCCACCTGTAGTCCAGTACAACACAACCCTAAACTCTGACTCAGGCCCCTAAAAAAGCTGCTCCCTCttgcagctttttcttttcttgttttttcagtggCCACTTATGCTAATGCAGCCCTGCGGCCCATAGAGCATTTCCCCCTAAATGCCACCATTAATTAAAATAGACAGACTGTTAACTGGACACCTCCAACTGCAAATATGGTCAATAATGAATCTTTCCATTACGATTTATTAGCCATGGGCAAAACAGGGTAGGTTCTTCAGTGTGGCCCCCCAAAAACTGCAGGGTGGAACGCCAACATAACAAGCGCAgtttttaatgctgcattcatttgATGTCTGAATAATCGGAATAACGAATTTCCCACTGAGAAAATTTCCATGACCGGCTtttcatgttggaaaaaaaactcgGCTTCTCAGACAACGAATTGCCGACTTGATGTCagaaatgcataaacatggcgggcaaaagtcagtctttggtcaatggtaagtaGGGTTGCCTCACAGCCCCATGCCAGAGGGACACAAACCAAGAGGGGGGTCCGGGGGCCTTCTCTGGGAGATTTTGAGCgtcaaacacttcatttcctaCATTCTGATGAATTCTTCTGtatcagtttgtg from Plectropomus leopardus isolate mb chromosome 18, YSFRI_Pleo_2.0, whole genome shotgun sequence includes:
- the LOC121958113 gene encoding ice-structuring glycoprotein-like, translated to MIINSFGGKREGGQKNSTMIIKTIVIVLVLIASNSKPAEGSLKLKCPNRTTMAPNTTVVAPTTITTGPSPAANAGSAKAAATAASLAAAAAATAATAATVTPGPHAVEAALAAKAAAEAAQEAALASALAENGTLSRKVAAQLAEKATEAAKKALTAAKTAIETAPASTPELIAKIEEATLNASSAADKAAEAANKSASAKTADDEEQAIEAATEAAADATRALAAIRAALAAATQITETPASQLSTAAADKAAEATAAAGNATTEENVVEKAIEAALKAKEAAAAATAAVRPTTTVATTAMTTTGPSPAANAGSAKAAATAASLAAAAAATAATAATVTPGPHAVEAALAAKAAAEAAQEAALASALAENGTLSRKVAAQLAEKATEAAKKALTAAKTAIETAPHRHQNS